From Riemerella anatipestifer ATCC 11845 = DSM 15868, a single genomic window includes:
- a CDS encoding Ppx/GppA phosphatase family protein, translated as MKLAAIDIGSNAARLLINEVVLNANHQPEFTKLNLLRIPLRLGMDVFVKGEIGEERSKMVVDTMKVFSDLMKIYKVEHYRACATSAMRDAKNGQEIIEQVAKTSGIEIEIISGTEEANLVYENHIAEGLDEDYDYLYIDVGGGSTEVTFYENGKAKFSHSFNIGTIRLLNHLVTDAHWEEMKDLIKSHITGKKPIVAIGSGGNINKVFSMSKTKDGKALATSKLKKYYKEFSQLSVEERMVKYKIREDRADVIVPALKIFNNILNWADISKIFVPKISVADGLIHHIYETVNEKK; from the coding sequence ATGAAATTAGCAGCTATAGATATAGGCAGTAATGCCGCCAGACTTCTCATCAATGAAGTGGTTTTGAACGCCAATCATCAACCCGAATTTACCAAACTTAATTTATTGAGAATTCCGTTGAGGTTGGGTATGGACGTCTTTGTTAAAGGAGAAATAGGAGAGGAGCGGTCTAAAATGGTGGTAGATACAATGAAAGTTTTTAGTGATTTAATGAAAATCTACAAGGTAGAACATTACCGTGCTTGTGCCACAAGTGCAATGCGTGATGCTAAAAACGGACAAGAAATAATAGAACAAGTGGCAAAAACTTCTGGGATTGAGATAGAAATTATTTCAGGAACTGAAGAGGCAAACTTGGTTTACGAAAATCATATAGCTGAAGGCTTAGACGAAGATTACGACTATCTTTATATAGATGTGGGTGGAGGTTCTACGGAGGTTACCTTTTATGAAAACGGAAAGGCTAAATTCTCTCATTCGTTTAATATAGGGACAATTAGGCTTCTAAATCATTTGGTAACCGATGCCCATTGGGAGGAAATGAAAGACTTAATCAAGAGCCATATTACGGGCAAAAAACCGATAGTAGCGATAGGCTCTGGAGGAAATATCAATAAGGTATTTTCTATGAGTAAAACTAAAGATGGTAAGGCTTTGGCAACTTCTAAACTGAAGAAATATTACAAAGAATTTTCTCAACTAAGCGTAGAGGAAAGAATGGTAAAGTACAAAATCCGTGAAGACCGAGCTGATGTAATTGTACCAGCACTTAAAATTTTTAATAATATTTTAAACTGGGCAGATATTTCTAAAATATTTGTCCCTAAAATATCTGTTGCTGATGGGCTTATACACCACATCTATGAAACGGTGAACGAGAAAAAATAA
- a CDS encoding DUF2752 domain-containing protein, giving the protein MAIEDYMLSCPNKKLFGMECFGCGSQRALLLISEGKFVEAFYMFPAIYPLILFVLVSAINFIDKKRHYGKAMIFWALVSVITMIISYFCKNF; this is encoded by the coding sequence ATGGCGATAGAAGATTATATGCTTTCTTGTCCTAACAAGAAATTATTTGGAATGGAGTGCTTTGGTTGTGGCTCACAGAGAGCTTTATTGCTTATTTCCGAAGGTAAATTTGTAGAGGCGTTCTATATGTTTCCAGCTATCTATCCTTTGATATTATTTGTTTTGGTGAGTGCGATTAACTTTATAGATAAAAAGAGACATTACGGCAAAGCAATGATTTTTTGGGCTCTTGTTAGTGTAATCACTATGATTATTTCTTATTTTTGTAAAAATTTCTAA
- a CDS encoding aminotransferase class IV, giving the protein MYLDGNLLSQEQSLAYANRAFMNGDAVKVYFFFKNKKVILAEDVYFFLMSSMRKMRMNIPLGFTLEFFTDIFSQAIQNLPFDNGYIKVLAFRKIEDTFSAKTPVHFVYEVVREDSLFQINKNIELDIIKEISVNTHILSNIHTHCPENIYAEIYAQENDLDDVILLNPSKRIARSIYGNLLFLEGNTIKVPKQTEGAYISPLMESFITYVHKNRLAEIEQVEMIAFESQKADEILMISDEKGIFSVNKIRNKEFPNSRFSEMIEKWNLTLV; this is encoded by the coding sequence ATGTATTTAGATGGCAACTTACTTTCTCAGGAACAATCATTAGCCTACGCTAATAGAGCTTTTATGAACGGAGACGCTGTAAAAGTTTACTTTTTTTTCAAAAATAAAAAAGTGATTTTAGCAGAAGATGTTTATTTCTTTCTGATGTCTTCTATGAGAAAAATGAGAATGAACATTCCATTAGGTTTTACTTTAGAATTTTTCACAGACATTTTTTCTCAAGCTATCCAAAATCTTCCATTCGATAATGGTTATATTAAAGTGTTAGCATTTAGAAAAATAGAAGATACTTTTTCCGCTAAAACTCCAGTTCATTTTGTTTACGAAGTGGTTAGAGAGGACAGCTTATTTCAAATAAATAAAAATATAGAGCTGGACATTATTAAGGAAATAAGTGTTAATACACATATTTTAAGCAATATACACACCCATTGTCCAGAAAATATTTATGCTGAAATTTACGCCCAAGAGAATGATTTAGATGATGTTATTCTGCTCAATCCTAGTAAGCGTATTGCTAGAAGTATTTATGGCAATCTTTTGTTTTTAGAAGGCAATACTATTAAAGTTCCTAAGCAAACGGAAGGGGCATATATTTCCCCATTGATGGAAAGCTTTATTACCTATGTTCATAAAAATCGTTTAGCGGAAATAGAGCAAGTGGAAATGATTGCTTTTGAAAGTCAAAAAGCTGATGAAATTTTAATGATTTCTGACGAAAAGGGTATTTTCTCAGTAAATAAAATCAGAAATAAAGAATTTCCTAACTCTCGTTTTTCAGAAATGATAGAAAAATGGAATTTGACTTTGGTTTAA
- a CDS encoding CCC motif membrane protein, whose amino-acid sequence MMKQNLPNATLVLVFGILSILGCCCYGVPGIILGVVALVMYKKDSQLYLANPELYANYSNLSTGRILAIIGIILSALNVLAYVVLIVLFGFEALIDQELLQERIQEMIQN is encoded by the coding sequence ATGATGAAACAAAATTTACCAAACGCTACACTAGTGCTTGTCTTTGGGATTTTATCTATTCTAGGTTGTTGCTGTTATGGAGTTCCTGGAATTATCTTAGGTGTAGTTGCTTTAGTAATGTATAAGAAAGACAGCCAGCTTTATTTAGCTAATCCAGAATTGTATGCTAATTATAGCAATCTAAGTACAGGGCGTATATTGGCTATTATCGGTATTATATTGAGTGCCTTAAATGTTTTAGCTTATGTAGTATTGATAGTATTGTTTGGCTTTGAAGCTTTAATAGACCAAGAACTTTTACAAGAAAGAATTCAGGAGATGATACAGAACTAA
- a CDS encoding DUF6607 family protein: protein MKSKTLLPAIALLYLTANAQDKRDITAIKNMAGCYEVSFNFSETFSPNKEYKKKDNYHSKALEWIAIVEEQPNKIALQHLLVVNPKGEGKNAIVKHWRQDWLYKNTDLYVFNKENHWKYKSLNPKQVKGQWTQIVYQVDDAPRYSGSGTWIHLDERTFWESTADAPLPRREYTTRTDYNVLNRTNRHEITEWGWLHFQDNKKILRQDNQEDTIVAEEIGKEYYKKVEDKKCLTAQNYWKEYAPLWAAVREEWANKMNKKQDLYVKPKVQDTYLYSELMKLEPQQTTEAKELVKEYIVK from the coding sequence ATGAAATCAAAGACATTACTCCCTGCTATTGCTTTGTTATATCTAACAGCGAACGCACAAGATAAAAGAGATATTACAGCCATTAAGAATATGGCGGGTTGCTATGAAGTTTCCTTTAATTTCTCCGAAACTTTCTCTCCTAACAAAGAGTACAAAAAGAAAGACAACTACCACTCTAAAGCTCTAGAATGGATAGCTATAGTGGAGGAACAGCCTAACAAAATAGCTCTACAACATCTACTTGTTGTAAACCCAAAAGGCGAAGGTAAAAATGCTATTGTAAAACATTGGAGACAAGATTGGCTCTATAAAAATACAGACCTTTATGTTTTTAATAAAGAAAATCACTGGAAATATAAATCTCTAAATCCTAAACAGGTTAAAGGACAATGGACACAAATTGTGTATCAAGTAGATGATGCTCCTAGGTACTCTGGCTCTGGAACATGGATACACTTAGACGAAAGAACATTCTGGGAAAGTACCGCAGATGCTCCGCTCCCTAGAAGAGAATATACCACACGAACAGACTATAATGTTTTAAACAGGACTAATAGACACGAGATTACAGAATGGGGTTGGCTCCATTTCCAAGACAATAAGAAAATCTTAAGGCAAGATAACCAAGAAGATACTATAGTAGCAGAAGAAATTGGTAAAGAATACTACAAAAAAGTAGAAGATAAGAAATGCCTAACTGCACAAAACTATTGGAAAGAATATGCTCCACTATGGGCAGCAGTAAGAGAAGAATGGGCAAACAAAATGAACAAAAAGCAAGACCTTTATGTAAAACCCAAAGTGCAAGACACTTACCTCTATTCCGAACTTATGAAGCTAGAGCCCCAACAAACTACAGAAGCCAAAGAATTGGTAAAAGAATATATCGTTAAATAA
- a CDS encoding TonB-dependent receptor plug domain-containing protein → MNKRTIISAGILFLGLPLLGQSSKDSIRTIEAVVLSGNTFVQKVSDVPLPIHSVEKKQIKQVGSLRLNDILMEQTGLVITHNHGTGVQIQGMGAEYTLILVNGMPLLGRTAGTLDLSRITVNDIKRIEVLKGPSSSLYGSDALAGVINIITEDAETTKGSLNLRAGTNTTIDFGGDFSIVKNNFSAHFSANRYSSEGYGFNNNEFAQVVNPFQIYTYSSKLKYKLSPKWELALFSRLYNETIDTKTLYQKEKLTGFAKTLDYNISPEIIWKPTERLTSVVRWYWSDFKNDTNLKFLETKKTFDETFYREQYKRVENFTEIKWHPKLQTTLGAGAIFQGVEASRYSNKKEMHQLYGLAQANYKATDRWQILAGVRYDYNNVFGAQWNPKLATDFKFTEALTLRASVGRGFKAPDLRQLYLNFTNNLVGYSVVGTQEVEAMVEEMWQQGSISQIFMNPHQMSNLKAESSWAFNMGVDFKAFGCFKFGVNAFRNNIENLINVAAVARKSNGQNIFSYQNLNQIYTQGLETELAWKFLQNFNFSLGYQYLEAKDREVLDKIKNGTIKSGENDQGETIKIRKHNYFGIIGRSKHSFNSKIFYQDKSGFFANLRAIYRGKYGFADLDGNGIINNSKELAPGYFLLNFSTGKTFASKYTFQMGIDNVLGHTNPQYNPEFFGRLWWASINFSF, encoded by the coding sequence ATGAACAAAAGAACTATAATTTCGGCGGGGATATTATTTCTAGGATTACCTCTATTGGGGCAAAGTTCTAAAGATAGTATTAGGACTATAGAAGCGGTTGTGCTTTCTGGTAATACCTTTGTACAGAAGGTATCAGACGTCCCATTGCCAATTCATAGCGTAGAAAAAAAACAAATAAAACAAGTAGGCAGTCTTCGGCTTAATGATATTTTAATGGAGCAAACAGGGCTAGTGATTACCCACAACCATGGGACTGGTGTACAAATACAAGGTATGGGGGCCGAATATACTTTGATCTTGGTAAATGGAATGCCCTTGTTGGGTCGTACGGCAGGAACTTTGGATTTATCTAGAATTACGGTTAATGATATTAAAAGGATTGAAGTTCTTAAAGGTCCAAGCTCATCTTTGTATGGTTCAGATGCTTTGGCGGGAGTTATCAATATCATTACAGAAGATGCAGAAACGACTAAAGGTAGCCTAAATTTAAGAGCAGGAACTAATACAACCATAGATTTTGGAGGCGATTTTAGTATAGTTAAAAATAATTTTTCGGCTCATTTTTCAGCCAATCGTTACAGTTCCGAAGGGTACGGATTTAATAATAATGAATTTGCACAAGTGGTAAACCCTTTCCAGATTTATACCTACTCTTCTAAGTTGAAATATAAATTAAGCCCAAAGTGGGAATTAGCTCTATTCTCTAGGCTTTATAATGAAACTATTGATACTAAAACACTTTATCAAAAAGAGAAACTTACAGGGTTTGCTAAAACATTAGATTATAATATTTCTCCAGAGATTATTTGGAAACCTACGGAGCGTTTAACCTCTGTGGTGAGGTGGTATTGGTCTGATTTTAAAAATGACACAAACCTTAAATTTCTTGAAACTAAGAAAACCTTTGACGAAACTTTTTATAGAGAGCAGTATAAAAGGGTGGAAAACTTTACTGAAATTAAATGGCACCCTAAACTACAAACCACACTAGGGGCAGGAGCTATTTTTCAGGGAGTAGAGGCTTCTCGTTATAGTAATAAGAAAGAAATGCACCAACTGTATGGCTTGGCACAGGCTAATTATAAAGCGACTGATAGATGGCAAATTTTGGCAGGTGTAAGGTACGATTATAATAATGTTTTTGGGGCACAATGGAATCCGAAATTAGCAACCGATTTTAAATTTACAGAGGCACTTACCCTGAGAGCTTCTGTGGGGAGAGGTTTTAAGGCACCAGATTTAAGGCAACTCTATCTTAATTTTACCAATAATTTGGTGGGATATTCGGTGGTAGGCACTCAAGAGGTAGAGGCAATGGTAGAGGAGATGTGGCAACAGGGAAGTATAAGTCAGATTTTTATGAATCCTCATCAGATGTCCAATCTTAAAGCAGAGAGTTCGTGGGCTTTCAATATGGGAGTGGATTTTAAAGCTTTCGGTTGTTTCAAATTTGGGGTTAATGCATTTAGAAATAATATAGAAAACCTCATCAATGTAGCTGCAGTCGCTAGAAAATCTAATGGACAAAATATTTTCTCTTATCAGAACCTCAACCAAATCTATACTCAAGGGCTAGAAACAGAGTTGGCTTGGAAGTTTCTACAGAATTTTAATTTTTCCCTTGGATACCAATATTTAGAAGCCAAAGATAGAGAAGTATTGGATAAGATAAAAAATGGAACGATAAAAAGTGGCGAGAACGACCAAGGGGAAACCATAAAAATTAGAAAGCACAACTATTTTGGGATTATAGGTAGGAGTAAGCATAGTTTTAATTCTAAAATTTTTTATCAAGACAAGAGCGGTTTCTTTGCTAACCTAAGAGCTATTTATAGAGGGAAATATGGTTTTGCAGACCTAGATGGAAATGGCATTATAAATAACAGCAAAGAGCTAGCTCCAGGGTATTTTTTATTAAATTTTTCTACAGGCAAAACCTTTGCCTCAAAATATACATTTCAAATGGGGATAGATAATGTTTTGGGGCATACTAACCCTCAATACAATCCCGAATTTTTTGGGAGATTGTGGTGGGCAAGTATCAATTTTAGTTTTTAG
- the ppk1 gene encoding polyphosphate kinase 1 yields MPQFNPRDITWLAFNERVMQEAMDKTVPLHLRIKFLGIFSNNLDEFFRVRVAGLKRAMSFKPKYRENSFFDEPQKILDKINKVVIKQQNDFNTTWEEIQKEMAAEKVFIRTPKDLSEAQKQFVKDYFDEEVEANVIPILLREETPMPYLRDKSLYLGVAMRKKEWEYESNYAIIEVPSRVMGRFVILPSEGEETSVMLLEDVISFNLPHIFSYFGYDVFEAHSFKVTKDAEFDLDNDINTTLAEKIKKGVKSRRKGKPTRFVFDKDMDKALLELLIRKLELTKKDSIIPGHKIHNFKHFMDFPNVFKTYKTPEERTSFNHPYFEGQQRVTDVITQREVLLTFPYHSYMPVIDLLREAAMDPDVKSIQITAYRLASNSKIANALINAARNGKEVTVMIELRARFDEEANLKWKERLEVEGIKILVGIPDKKVHAKLCVIKKRVGGKTIQYGFVSTGNFNEKTAKVYGDHLLMTSNRAIMADINKVFNYFRKPTEDPILALKNCKTLLVCPHYMRAKIEELIDREIAEAKAGRKAKIILKVNSLSDKGLIKKLYQAAEAGVKIQTIVRGIFCVVQQKKFKTKIEAISIVDEYLEHARVMYFYNKGNEDIYISSADWMTRNLDYRVEAAVKINQPELKEELKDLLQIQLSDNVKARVLDNALNNDYVKKGAKKNKIRSQIEIYHYLKNKKY; encoded by the coding sequence ATGCCGCAATTTAATCCTAGAGATATTACTTGGCTTGCCTTTAACGAAAGGGTAATGCAAGAGGCTATGGATAAGACTGTTCCGCTCCATTTACGAATTAAATTTTTAGGAATTTTCTCTAATAATTTAGATGAGTTTTTCCGCGTTCGTGTGGCGGGGTTGAAAAGAGCAATGAGTTTTAAACCTAAATACAGAGAAAACTCCTTTTTTGATGAGCCACAAAAGATTTTAGATAAAATCAATAAAGTGGTGATTAAGCAACAAAACGATTTTAATACCACTTGGGAAGAAATCCAAAAAGAAATGGCTGCCGAAAAGGTATTCATTAGAACTCCGAAGGATTTATCCGAAGCCCAAAAGCAGTTTGTAAAAGATTATTTTGATGAAGAGGTGGAAGCTAACGTAATTCCAATCCTTCTTCGGGAGGAGACACCGATGCCCTATCTAAGGGACAAAAGTCTTTATTTAGGAGTGGCGATGCGTAAAAAAGAATGGGAATATGAGAGCAACTATGCCATTATAGAAGTGCCTTCTAGGGTAATGGGGCGTTTTGTTATTTTGCCATCTGAAGGAGAGGAAACTAGCGTGATGTTGCTAGAAGACGTGATTAGTTTTAATCTTCCTCATATTTTTTCTTATTTCGGGTATGATGTTTTTGAAGCTCACTCCTTTAAAGTAACTAAAGATGCCGAATTTGACCTTGATAATGATATTAACACCACTTTAGCGGAGAAAATTAAAAAAGGTGTTAAAAGTAGAAGAAAAGGCAAACCCACTCGTTTTGTGTTTGATAAGGATATGGATAAAGCCTTGCTTGAGCTTTTAATTCGAAAGTTAGAACTTACGAAGAAAGACAGCATTATACCAGGGCATAAAATTCATAATTTCAAACATTTTATGGATTTTCCTAATGTCTTTAAAACGTATAAAACCCCAGAGGAAAGAACCTCGTTTAATCACCCTTATTTTGAAGGGCAGCAGAGGGTTACCGATGTGATTACCCAAAGAGAGGTCTTGCTTACTTTTCCTTATCATAGCTATATGCCTGTGATAGATTTGCTTAGAGAGGCAGCTATGGACCCAGATGTTAAATCTATTCAAATCACGGCTTATCGTTTGGCGTCCAATTCTAAAATAGCCAATGCCCTCATCAATGCCGCTAGAAACGGAAAAGAGGTTACGGTAATGATAGAGCTTAGAGCAAGGTTTGATGAAGAAGCTAACCTCAAATGGAAAGAACGCCTAGAGGTGGAAGGTATCAAAATTTTGGTGGGTATTCCAGATAAAAAAGTCCACGCAAAACTCTGCGTGATTAAAAAAAGGGTGGGAGGTAAAACCATTCAATATGGTTTTGTGAGTACAGGCAACTTTAACGAAAAAACAGCCAAAGTCTATGGAGACCACCTCTTAATGACTAGCAATAGAGCGATAATGGCGGACATCAATAAAGTGTTTAATTACTTTAGGAAACCAACGGAAGACCCTATTCTAGCCCTTAAAAATTGCAAAACGCTACTGGTGTGTCCTCATTATATGAGAGCAAAAATAGAAGAACTAATAGATAGGGAAATAGCAGAAGCTAAGGCGGGAAGAAAAGCTAAAATTATACTTAAAGTCAATTCGTTAAGCGATAAAGGGTTGATAAAAAAACTCTACCAAGCCGCCGAAGCTGGAGTGAAAATACAGACCATAGTAAGAGGGATTTTCTGTGTGGTGCAACAGAAAAAATTCAAAACTAAAATAGAAGCCATCAGCATTGTAGATGAGTATCTAGAACACGCTAGGGTGATGTATTTTTATAATAAAGGCAATGAGGATATTTACATATCTTCTGCGGATTGGATGACGCGTAATTTAGATTATAGGGTAGAAGCCGCCGTTAAAATTAATCAGCCTGAACTGAAAGAAGAACTGAAAGATTTACTCCAAATTCAGTTGAGTGATAATGTTAAAGCACGAGTTTTAGATAACGCTCTCAATAATGATTATGTGAAAAAAGGAGCTAAAAAGAATAAAATTCGTTCACAGATAGAGATTTATCATTATCTTAAAAACAAAAAATATTAA
- a CDS encoding N-acetylmuramoyl-L-alanine amidase, with protein MRNILFIISLGAVVTSCSTQQKIVAPQPQLQPKTKIAPPLSQNKPKVEPSTKGDFYYKTNIGDITKNDNTTSYGSVVTAKPKGYKVNYENFPSVAQNFRQRFLILHYTALDNETSVRVLTQRGVSAHYLVSDLPDDDIWQLVDENKRAYHAGISFWRNTTEMNDNSIGIEIVNKGYTTGTAGEKVFYPFPEHQFKKVAALAKDIVERYNIPPTQILAHSDIAPTRKQDPGPFFPWKRLYDEYNLGMWYDATTKQNFHETALSDLDFNYNNSTFISKVQNTLRSFGYDITPTGTWDKPSQKVIEAFQYHFRPEKCDGVLDAETWAILQALIVKYPGK; from the coding sequence ATGCGTAATATTTTGTTTATTATAAGTTTAGGTGCTGTGGTGACTTCTTGTAGCACTCAGCAAAAAATAGTTGCACCTCAACCACAATTACAACCAAAGACAAAAATAGCCCCCCCCCTTTCCCAAAACAAACCTAAAGTAGAGCCATCTACTAAAGGGGATTTCTATTACAAAACTAATATTGGCGATATTACAAAAAACGATAATACCACCAGCTATGGTTCTGTAGTTACTGCTAAACCTAAAGGTTATAAGGTGAATTATGAGAATTTTCCATCTGTAGCTCAAAATTTTAGACAGCGTTTTCTTATTCTCCATTATACCGCTCTTGATAACGAGACATCAGTACGAGTGCTTACTCAAAGAGGAGTGAGTGCCCACTATCTTGTAAGTGATTTACCTGACGATGATATTTGGCAACTTGTTGATGAAAATAAAAGAGCCTACCATGCAGGTATTAGCTTTTGGAGAAATACCACCGAAATGAATGATAATTCCATAGGGATAGAAATTGTTAATAAAGGTTATACTACTGGGACAGCAGGAGAGAAAGTCTTTTATCCATTTCCTGAACATCAGTTTAAGAAGGTGGCTGCTTTGGCAAAAGATATTGTAGAGCGTTATAATATTCCTCCAACTCAAATTTTAGCCCACTCTGATATTGCTCCAACTAGAAAGCAAGACCCAGGTCCATTTTTTCCATGGAAACGCCTCTATGATGAGTATAATCTAGGAATGTGGTATGATGCAACTACCAAGCAAAATTTTCATGAAACTGCTTTAAGCGATTTAGATTTTAATTATAACAATTCTACTTTTATTTCAAAAGTGCAAAATACTTTAAGAAGTTTTGGGTATGACATTACTCCTACTGGAACTTGGGATAAACCTTCTCAAAAGGTTATAGAAGCTTTCCAGTACCACTTTCGTCCAGAGAAATGCGATGGTGTTTTAGATGCAGAAACTTGGGCTATATTACAAGCTCTTATAGTGAAGTACCCTGGTAAGTAA
- a CDS encoding HmuY family protein, producing MKKILLGFLTVATILSCSKDRDEVVVENPEASVKVQTVSDLYVPSRMSKDYDPQKYILFNLKDAKEVASEKLDTTEWDIGFNGTTIIVNGGSARKGKGGGLVLDKAYADVKEAPADTEFKGDELKEGKLTLAIPTGSNNGWYTYDMSTHTIMPIKGRTILIKTADAKYAKIQIKSYYKGAPDNPGTDNTNMGYYTFSYSYQTSGSKVFSK from the coding sequence ATGAAAAAAATCTTATTAGGATTTCTAACGGTAGCTACCATTCTTTCTTGTTCAAAAGATAGAGATGAGGTTGTGGTAGAAAATCCAGAAGCTAGTGTAAAAGTACAAACAGTTTCGGATTTGTATGTTCCTTCAAGAATGTCTAAGGATTACGACCCCCAAAAGTACATTCTTTTCAATCTAAAAGATGCCAAAGAAGTGGCTTCCGAAAAATTGGATACCACAGAGTGGGATATAGGTTTTAATGGGACTACCATTATTGTAAACGGAGGGAGTGCGAGAAAAGGTAAAGGCGGTGGTCTAGTTTTGGACAAAGCCTATGCAGATGTAAAGGAAGCTCCTGCGGATACAGAATTTAAAGGAGATGAGCTTAAAGAAGGTAAACTCACTTTAGCCATTCCTACGGGGAGCAACAATGGCTGGTACACCTATGATATGTCTACCCATACCATTATGCCGATTAAAGGGCGAACCATCTTGATTAAAACAGCAGATGCCAAGTACGCCAAAATTCAAATAAAGAGCTATTACAAAGGAGCCCCAGATAACCCAGGTACAGACAATACCAATATGGGATATTATACTTTTTCGTATTCTTATCAGACCAGCGGAAGTAAGGTATTTAGTAAATAG
- a CDS encoding START-like domain-containing protein, giving the protein MAKHKVTYEFAMHCLSEILYEYLATAEGLAEWFADEVEERGDDFYFSWGGGPAEKATLIRYKPESFVRFRWEEDEGTKSFFEMSIVIDEITEDLSLNITDFCDKGDEEENRLYWENLVENLKIKLGAA; this is encoded by the coding sequence ATGGCGAAACATAAGGTAACTTACGAGTTTGCAATGCATTGCTTATCAGAGATTTTGTATGAATATCTAGCGACTGCGGAAGGTTTAGCGGAGTGGTTTGCTGATGAGGTTGAGGAGAGAGGGGATGATTTTTATTTCAGTTGGGGTGGTGGTCCTGCTGAAAAGGCGACGCTTATAAGATATAAGCCTGAAAGTTTTGTTCGTTTTAGATGGGAAGAGGATGAAGGTACTAAAAGTTTCTTTGAAATGTCTATTGTAATAGATGAGATTACAGAGGATTTATCCCTAAATATTACAGATTTTTGCGACAAAGGAGATGAGGAAGAAAACCGACTTTATTGGGAAAATCTTGTAGAAAACCTAAAAATAAAACTAGGTGCGGCTTAG